In Haematobia irritans isolate KBUSLIRL chromosome 1, ASM5000362v1, whole genome shotgun sequence, a genomic segment contains:
- the LOC142224507 gene encoding sarcotoxin-1B-like, with protein sequence MNFKKIFIFLAIVLTVFVVQGEAGLLRKIDKKIERIGQHTRDASIKIIDIAQKAANVLATIFG encoded by the exons atgaatttcaaaaaaattttcatctttcTTGCCATTGTCTTGACTGTTTTTGTAGTGCAAGGAGAAGCTGGCTTGTTGCGAAAGATCGACAAGAAAATT GAGCGTATTGGGCAACATACTAGGGATGCCTCTATTAAAATCATTGATATCGCTCAGAAAGCTGCAAATGTGCTTGCCACcatttttggataa
- the LOC142219540 gene encoding sarcotoxin-1B — MNFNNIFIFVALVLAVFIGQGEAGWLKKIGKKIERVGQHTRDAAIQTIGIAQQAANVAATVKGK, encoded by the exons ATgaatttcaataacattttcatttttgttgccTTAGTATTGGCCGTATTCATTGGTCAAGGTGAAGCAGgatggttgaaaaaaattggcaaGAAAATT GAACGCGTTGGACAACATACACGAGATGCTGCAATTCAAACGATTGGTATTGCGCAACAAGCCGCTAATGTAGCTGCCACTGTCAAGggcaaataa
- the LOC142224430 gene encoding sarcotoxin-1B — protein MNFNNVFIFVALVLAVFIGQGEAGWLKKVGKKIERVGQHTRDAAIQTIGIAQQAANVAATVKGK, from the exons atgaattttaataatgttttcatttttgttgcCTTAGTATTGGCCGTTTTCATTGGTCAAGGTGAAGCAGGATGGTTGAAAAAAGTTGGCAAGAAAATT GAACGCGTTGGACAACATACTCGAGATGCTGCAATTCAAACCATTGGGATTGCCCAACAAGCCGCTAATGTAGCTGCCACTGTGAAGggcaaataa
- the LOC142219539 gene encoding sarcotoxin-1B-like, whose protein sequence is MWFLHQFHLKNSLRIKQGIIPRYLKSSYTKNKPLIYLIMNFNKIFLFVAFVLAAFVSQGEAGWLKKIGKKIERVGQHTRDASIQAIGVAQQAANVAATLKGK, encoded by the exons ATGTGGTTTCTTCATCAGTTCCATCTTAAGAATTCACTACGAATTAAACAAGGAATAATTCCTCGctatttaaaatcgtcatacacAAAAAACAAACCACTAATCTATTTGATAatgaatttcaacaaaatattccTTTTCGTTGCCTTTGTCTTGGCTGCCTTTGTTTCTCAGGGCGAAGCTGGATGGTTGAAAAAGATTGGCAAGAAAATT gaacgtgttggtcaacaTACGCGTGATGCAAGCATTCAGGCAATTGGTGTTGCTCAACAAGCCGCAAATGTTGCTGCAACATTAAAAGGAAAATAA